In Camelus dromedarius isolate mCamDro1 chromosome 3, mCamDro1.pat, whole genome shotgun sequence, one DNA window encodes the following:
- the NEUROG1 gene encoding neurogenin-1, which produces MPAPLETCLSDLDCASSNSSTSTSDLSGFLTDEEDCARLQPPASASGPPVPVRRGAPGIPGASDTPRVQDDEQERRRRRGRARVRSEALLHSLRRSRRVKANDRERNRMHNLNAALDALRSVLPSFPDDTKLTKIETLRFAYNYIWALAETLRLADQGLPGGGARERLLPPQCVPCLPGPPSPASDAESWGSGAAASPCAAAASPLSDPSSPAASEDFTYGPGDPLFSFPGLPKDLLHTTPCFIPYH; this is translated from the coding sequence ATGCCAGCTCCTCTGGAGACCTGCCTCTCGGATCTCGACTGcgccagcagcaacagcagcaccagcaccagcgACCTGTCCGGCTTCCTCACCGACGAGGAGGACTGTGCCAGACTCCAACCGCCCGCGTCCGCATCGGGGCCGCCCGTGCCTGTCCGCAGGGGCGCACCCGGGATTCCCGGGGCGTCAGACACTCCTCGGGTGCAGGACGACGAGCAGGAGCGGCGGAGGCGCAGGGGCCGAGCGCGGGTGCGCTCCGAGGCGCTGCTGCACTCGCTGCGCAGGAGCCGGCGCGTCAAGGCCAACGACCGCGAGCGCAACCGCATGCACAACTTGAATGCGGCGCTGGACGCGCTGCGCAGCGTGCTGCCCTCCTTCCCCGACGACACAAAACTCACCAAGATCGAGACGCTGCGCTTCGCCTACAACTACATCTGGGCTCTGGCCGAGACTCTGCGCCTAGCTGACCAAGGGCTGCCCGGGGGCGGTGCCCGGGAGCGCCTCCTGCCGCCGCAGTGCGTCCCCTGCCTGCCCGGGCCCCCGAGCCCCGCCAGCGACGCCGAGTCCTGGGGCTCTGGTGCCGCCGCCTCCCCCTGCGCCGCTGCGGCCTCGCCACTCTCTGACCCCAGTAGCCCCGCCGCCTCCGAAGACTTCACCTATGGCCCCGGcgatccccttttctctttccctggccTGCCCAAAGATTTGCTCCACACGACACCCTGTTTCATTCCTTACCATTAG